The Hahella sp. HNIBRBA332 genome window below encodes:
- a CDS encoding murein L,D-transpeptidase family protein, producing MQKGSLFLAGVLFACSVGAEQAQTSLALSESAYMAPLVDKVQVKKASRLLILLKEGKPLRVYPIALGDKPQGHKQFEGDERTPEGTYSLDWRNPNSAFHKSIHVSYPNDQDIEYAKSQGREPGGMIMIHGWPNGFNHDRDSIWLYEFDWTDGCIAVNNQAMDEIWSLVPDGTPIEILP from the coding sequence ATGCAGAAAGGTTCTCTATTTCTGGCGGGTGTTCTTTTTGCTTGCAGTGTTGGCGCGGAGCAGGCGCAAACATCGCTGGCGTTGTCTGAATCCGCATATATGGCTCCTCTGGTGGATAAAGTTCAGGTAAAGAAGGCGTCCAGACTTTTGATTCTGTTGAAAGAAGGTAAGCCTTTACGGGTATATCCCATCGCCCTGGGCGATAAGCCTCAGGGACATAAACAGTTTGAAGGGGATGAGCGAACGCCTGAAGGCACCTACTCACTTGACTGGCGTAATCCTAACAGCGCTTTTCATAAATCCATTCACGTCTCTTACCCTAATGACCAGGACATTGAATACGCGAAAAGCCAGGGACGAGAGCCTGGCGGAATGATCATGATTCATGGCTGGCCCAATGGCTTTAATCACGACCGCGACAGTATCTGGCTTTACGAATTTGATTGGACGGATGGATGTATCGCCGTTAACAATCAGGCGATGGATGAGATCTGGTCTTTGGTGCCGGATGGCACACCTATAGAAATTCTGCCGTAG
- a CDS encoding SemiSWEET transporter, whose product MLASIIGTLAALLTTLAFLPQVRQTLKTKNTSGISLGMYSIFTLGVFLWLLYGIMMVAWPIIIANTLTLALASTVLALKLKHG is encoded by the coding sequence ATGTTAGCATCCATCATCGGCACACTGGCCGCGCTGCTCACCACACTGGCGTTCCTGCCCCAGGTCAGACAAACGTTAAAAACGAAAAACACATCCGGCATCTCGCTGGGAATGTATAGCATTTTTACGTTAGGCGTATTTCTGTGGTTGCTTTATGGGATCATGATGGTCGCGTGGCCGATTATTATTGCTAATACGCTGACATTAGCATTGGCGTCCACGGTACTGGCGCTAAAGCTGAAGCACGGCTGA
- a CDS encoding ammonium transporter, whose protein sequence is MENNVFHLQYALDTFYFLVMGALVMWMAAGFAMLESGLVRAKNTTEILTKNVALYAIACIMYLICGYEIMYGSGGYFLSAIMPGETYVDDTLKSFAERDGGFSGGAIYSGASDFFFQVVFVATAMSIVSGAVAERMKLWAFLAFAVVMTAFIYPMEGSWTWGGNAVFGLYSLGDMGFKDFAGSGIVHLAGAAAALAGVLLLGPRKGKYGPNGQVNAIPGANLPLATLGTFILWMGWFGFNGGSVLKLGDIGNANSVAIVFLNTNAAAATGAIAALITARLLFGKADLTMLLNGALAGLVAITANPDAPSPVASSLIGVVAGVLVVFSIVTLDKLKIDDPVGAISVHGACGLLGLLVVPFTTDVSFMAQLAGALTIFVWVFATSLVVWGLIKVIMGIRVSEEEEYEGVDLAECGMEAYPEFTRD, encoded by the coding sequence ATGGAAAACAATGTTTTTCACTTACAATATGCATTAGATACCTTCTATTTCCTTGTGATGGGCGCATTGGTCATGTGGATGGCCGCCGGTTTCGCCATGTTGGAATCCGGCCTGGTGCGCGCCAAGAACACCACTGAAATTCTTACCAAAAACGTCGCTCTCTACGCTATCGCCTGCATCATGTATCTGATCTGCGGCTATGAAATCATGTATGGCAGCGGCGGATATTTCCTAAGCGCCATTATGCCTGGCGAGACCTATGTCGACGACACCTTGAAATCATTCGCTGAGCGCGATGGTGGTTTCTCTGGGGGCGCTATCTATTCCGGCGCGTCCGACTTCTTCTTCCAGGTTGTGTTTGTAGCAACCGCCATGTCCATCGTATCCGGAGCCGTCGCCGAACGTATGAAGCTGTGGGCGTTCCTGGCTTTCGCAGTGGTAATGACTGCATTTATCTATCCGATGGAAGGTTCCTGGACCTGGGGTGGAAATGCCGTATTCGGCCTGTATAGCCTGGGTGATATGGGCTTCAAAGACTTCGCTGGTTCCGGCATTGTTCACTTGGCCGGCGCGGCGGCGGCTCTGGCTGGCGTATTGCTGCTTGGCCCACGTAAAGGTAAATATGGCCCTAACGGACAAGTTAACGCTATTCCTGGCGCGAACTTGCCTTTAGCGACACTGGGCACCTTCATCCTGTGGATGGGCTGGTTCGGCTTCAACGGCGGCTCGGTATTGAAGCTGGGCGATATCGGCAACGCCAACTCCGTGGCTATTGTATTCCTGAACACTAACGCCGCGGCGGCCACTGGCGCGATTGCAGCACTTATCACCGCTCGCCTGCTGTTCGGCAAAGCGGACCTGACCATGCTTCTTAACGGGGCCCTGGCAGGTCTGGTGGCGATCACGGCTAACCCGGACGCTCCATCCCCCGTGGCCTCATCTCTGATTGGCGTAGTGGCTGGCGTGCTGGTGGTATTCTCCATCGTGACGCTGGATAAACTGAAAATCGACGATCCTGTTGGCGCGATCTCTGTACACGGCGCTTGCGGTCTGCTGGGTCTTCTGGTGGTTCCCTTCACAACTGACGTTAGCTTCATGGCTCAGCTGGCTGGCGCGCTAACCATCTTCGTATGGGTATTCGCAACCAGCTTGGTGGTGTGGGGCCTGATTAAAGTAATCATGGGCATCCGCGTCAGCGAAGAAGAAGAGTACGAAGGCGTGGATCTGGCGGAATGCGGGATGGAAGCCTATCCTGAATTCACCCGCGACTGA
- the glnK gene encoding P-II family nitrogen regulator, translating to MKLVTAIIKPFKLDDVREALSEIGVQGVTVTEVKGFGRQKGHTELYRGAEYVVDFLPKVKIEVAIGDDLLDQVVEAITKAANTGKIGDGKIFVVDLQQAIRIRTGETGTDAI from the coding sequence ATGAAACTGGTAACTGCCATTATCAAGCCATTCAAGCTGGATGATGTGCGTGAAGCACTCTCCGAGATTGGCGTTCAGGGCGTGACCGTGACCGAAGTAAAAGGGTTCGGTCGTCAAAAGGGCCACACCGAGCTATACCGTGGCGCAGAGTATGTCGTCGACTTTCTCCCCAAGGTGAAAATCGAAGTCGCTATCGGCGATGACTTGCTCGATCAAGTCGTAGAAGCCATCACTAAAGCCGCAAACACCGGCAAGATCGGCGACGGCAAAATTTTTGTGGTGGATCTGCAACAAGCCATCCGCATAAGGACCGGCGAGACTGGTACAGACGCGATTTAA
- a CDS encoding accessory factor UbiK family protein, giving the protein MSVSPVDLLNAFNQHFGQFLPDVAKSAHEDVQQQAKAALSSIISKLDLVTREEFDVQLEVLRRTREKLDSLEKRVVELEAALQAKAEQGE; this is encoded by the coding sequence ATGTCGGTATCACCAGTAGATTTGCTTAACGCGTTCAACCAGCATTTTGGCCAGTTTCTGCCGGATGTCGCTAAATCGGCGCATGAAGATGTCCAGCAGCAAGCCAAGGCGGCTTTATCCAGCATTATCTCCAAGCTGGACCTGGTGACCCGGGAAGAGTTCGATGTGCAATTGGAAGTATTGCGCCGCACCCGCGAGAAACTGGACAGTCTGGAAAAACGCGTGGTTGAACTGGAGGCGGCTTTACAGGCCAAGGCTGAGCAGGGCGAGTAA
- a CDS encoding YifB family Mg chelatase-like AAA ATPase, with amino-acid sequence MSLAIVNTRAKLGVEAPLVKVEAHLSNGLPALSIVGLPEAAVKESKDRVRSALLNSGFEFPTRRITINLAPADLPKEGGRYDLAIAIGVLAASGQLPDEAIAGYEFYGELALSGELRPVTGMLPAALRCAQAGAKIILPPQNAQEASLVSALDVYAPATLGQLAAFLLGHERMTPVRQHERTAPRRAAPDMADIKGQFQAKRALEIAAAGNHNMLMFGPPGTGKTMLASRLVGILPELTEMEALETAAVNSVAGVSLDMTQWRQRRFRAPHHTASAVALVGGGSNPKPGEISLAHNSVLFLDELPEFDRKVLEVLREPMESGEIVISRAAQQTTFPARFQLIAAMNPCPCGYSGHPEVACKCTEMQVSRYRQKISGPLLDRFDLHVEVPAVSINELQRAARSESSAQIASRVNAARQAQLARAGCANQYLQGESLEQHCQLGEKERQLLERALQRLGLSARAYHRVLRVARTIADLSGSPHIQAAHLLESLSFRALDRRREPQHEMPQTN; translated from the coding sequence ATGTCACTCGCAATCGTCAACACGCGCGCCAAACTTGGCGTGGAAGCGCCGCTGGTAAAAGTCGAAGCCCATCTGTCAAACGGCTTGCCGGCCTTGTCTATCGTTGGGCTTCCTGAAGCCGCTGTCAAAGAAAGCAAAGATCGGGTCAGGAGCGCGCTACTCAACAGCGGTTTTGAATTTCCCACCCGTCGCATCACGATTAATCTCGCCCCCGCAGATCTTCCTAAAGAGGGAGGTCGTTATGATCTCGCTATCGCCATCGGCGTACTGGCGGCATCAGGGCAATTGCCCGATGAGGCGATTGCAGGATATGAGTTCTATGGCGAACTGGCGCTCTCTGGAGAGTTGCGACCGGTAACGGGAATGTTGCCCGCCGCGCTTCGCTGCGCCCAAGCTGGCGCTAAAATTATACTGCCGCCGCAAAATGCCCAGGAGGCCAGTCTGGTGTCTGCGCTGGATGTCTATGCGCCCGCCACCTTGGGGCAGTTGGCCGCCTTTCTGCTGGGACATGAGCGCATGACGCCGGTCCGCCAGCATGAGCGCACAGCGCCAAGGCGCGCAGCTCCGGATATGGCGGACATCAAAGGTCAGTTTCAAGCCAAGCGGGCGTTGGAGATCGCTGCAGCGGGCAATCACAATATGTTGATGTTCGGCCCGCCAGGAACAGGGAAAACCATGCTGGCGTCGCGTCTGGTGGGCATCTTACCTGAGTTGACGGAAATGGAAGCGCTGGAAACAGCGGCAGTCAATTCCGTGGCGGGAGTCAGTCTGGATATGACGCAGTGGCGGCAGCGACGCTTCCGGGCTCCTCATCATACGGCATCTGCGGTTGCGCTGGTCGGCGGCGGTTCTAATCCCAAACCTGGAGAAATTTCATTGGCGCACAATAGTGTGCTATTTCTCGACGAATTGCCGGAATTTGACCGAAAAGTGCTGGAAGTGTTGCGAGAACCAATGGAATCTGGAGAGATCGTGATTTCCAGAGCCGCGCAGCAAACGACCTTTCCAGCCCGTTTTCAGCTCATTGCTGCGATGAATCCATGCCCTTGTGGCTATTCCGGCCACCCTGAAGTGGCCTGTAAGTGCACCGAAATGCAGGTAAGTCGTTATCGACAGAAGATCTCAGGTCCCTTGTTGGATCGTTTTGATTTACATGTGGAGGTGCCGGCTGTCTCTATCAATGAGCTGCAACGCGCCGCCAGGTCGGAAAGCAGTGCTCAGATTGCTTCGCGGGTGAACGCCGCCAGACAGGCGCAATTGGCCCGTGCAGGCTGCGCCAATCAGTATCTGCAGGGCGAGTCCCTTGAGCAGCACTGTCAATTGGGAGAAAAAGAGCGACAGCTACTGGAGCGGGCCCTGCAAAGGCTTGGTTTGTCAGCCCGAGCCTATCACCGGGTTCTGCGGGTGGCGAGAACCATCGCTGACTTGTCCGGCTCGCCCCATATCCAGGCGGCGCACCTATTAGAGTCGCTCAGCTTTCGCGCTTTGGACCGTCGCAGGGAACCTCAGCATGAGATGCCGCAGACGAATTAA
- the trmB gene encoding tRNA (guanosine(46)-N7)-methyltransferase TrmB codes for MDNQHLRPIRSFVIRGGRMTTSQQKAFDRLWPEKGLAVENGLLDLESAFGRRSTVVLEIGFGMGQSLAEMAANEPDADFIGVEVHKPGVGALLRHMEEQSLENIRIFWDDANEVIDKCLPDASLDRVQLFFPDPWHKKRHNKRRIVQLEFVQRIRAKLKNGGVFHMATDWEPYAEHMMEIMSEAPGMENIAGAGQFSPRPDTRPVTKFEKRGERLGHGVWDLMFRRVD; via the coding sequence ATGGATAATCAACATTTACGCCCCATTCGCAGTTTTGTTATTCGAGGTGGGCGTATGACGACCTCCCAGCAAAAAGCGTTTGACCGCCTATGGCCGGAAAAAGGCCTGGCTGTGGAAAACGGCCTTCTGGATTTGGAAAGTGCGTTCGGCCGCCGCTCGACGGTAGTACTGGAGATCGGTTTCGGCATGGGACAATCTCTGGCGGAAATGGCGGCGAATGAACCCGATGCAGATTTCATTGGCGTTGAAGTGCACAAGCCGGGCGTCGGCGCTTTGTTGCGGCATATGGAGGAACAGTCCCTGGAGAATATCCGTATTTTTTGGGACGACGCCAACGAGGTAATTGATAAATGTCTGCCAGACGCCTCGCTTGATCGCGTGCAACTGTTCTTTCCCGACCCTTGGCATAAAAAGCGTCACAATAAGCGCCGGATTGTGCAGTTGGAGTTTGTGCAGCGAATACGCGCCAAGCTGAAGAACGGAGGCGTATTCCATATGGCGACGGATTGGGAGCCCTATGCAGAGCATATGATGGAGATCATGAGCGAAGCGCCGGGAATGGAGAATATTGCTGGAGCGGGGCAGTTTTCACCGCGCCCTGATACCCGCCCCGTCACCAAATTTGAGAAGCGCGGCGAACGTTTGGGACATGGCGTTTGGGATCTCATGTTCCGTCGGGTCGACTGA
- the hemW gene encoding radical SAM family heme chaperone HemW translates to MADILTPGLHTPPLALYVHIPWCVRKCPYCDFNSHTARSELPEREYLQALLRDLDTEIFRLEQTSGQRTLSSIFFGGGTPSLLSPDIIASIIDGARQRLGFQEDIEITLEANPGTVDEAKFKDLFQGGVNRLSLGVQSFQPELLTTLGRIHNGEDAIRAVHKARQAGFDNFNLDLMHGLPGQSLQHAMEDLDTAISLSPTHLSWYQLTIEPNTEFYRHPPQLPEDDTLWEIHENGCERLAQAGYNQYEISAFAQTGMESRHNLNYWRFGDYLAIGAGAHGKLTGTSGDVIRYWKTRLPQHYLSRIDNYIAGEEVTPAHEAGVDFLMNALRLREGVEEELLLRRTGVGVSLLEPQLSEARQKGWLQADRLQCTELGYRHLNAVLTHFMD, encoded by the coding sequence ATGGCTGATATTCTGACGCCGGGGCTGCATACACCGCCCCTGGCGCTTTACGTTCACATCCCCTGGTGCGTGCGTAAATGCCCATATTGCGACTTTAATTCTCACACCGCGCGATCGGAGCTGCCTGAGCGGGAATATCTACAGGCGCTGTTACGGGATCTGGATACAGAGATATTCCGACTGGAGCAAACCAGTGGGCAAAGAACTCTTAGCTCCATTTTTTTTGGCGGCGGCACCCCAAGTCTGCTCTCACCCGACATTATCGCGTCAATCATAGATGGCGCGCGCCAGCGACTGGGCTTCCAGGAGGACATTGAGATCACGCTGGAAGCCAATCCGGGAACCGTTGACGAGGCTAAGTTCAAAGACCTGTTTCAAGGCGGCGTTAATCGCTTGTCTCTGGGCGTACAGAGCTTCCAGCCTGAACTACTGACGACGCTTGGCCGCATACATAACGGCGAGGACGCGATTAGAGCCGTGCACAAAGCCCGCCAGGCGGGATTCGATAACTTTAACCTGGACCTGATGCACGGACTGCCGGGACAATCCCTACAGCATGCGATGGAAGATCTGGACACAGCGATTAGCCTGAGCCCCACGCATCTTTCCTGGTATCAACTGACCATCGAACCCAATACCGAGTTTTACCGCCATCCGCCCCAATTACCAGAAGACGATACCCTTTGGGAAATCCATGAGAACGGCTGCGAACGGTTAGCTCAAGCCGGTTATAACCAGTATGAGATCTCCGCCTTCGCCCAAACGGGAATGGAGTCCAGACACAATCTCAATTACTGGCGCTTTGGTGACTACCTGGCCATTGGCGCAGGCGCTCATGGCAAGCTGACGGGAACTTCCGGAGATGTAATCCGCTACTGGAAAACCCGCTTGCCGCAGCACTATCTCAGCCGAATCGACAACTATATTGCAGGGGAAGAGGTGACTCCGGCCCATGAGGCTGGCGTGGACTTTCTGATGAACGCGCTAAGATTACGGGAAGGCGTGGAGGAAGAACTGCTGCTGCGCCGTACTGGCGTTGGCGTCTCTCTATTGGAGCCGCAACTGAGTGAAGCGCGCCAAAAAGGCTGGCTGCAGGCTGACAGACTACAGTGCACAGAATTAGGCTATCGCCACTTAAACGCTGTTTTAACTCATTTTATGGACTAG
- a CDS encoding XTP/dITP diphosphatase — MQKIVLASNNAGKIKELNRLLGSLDITVVSQKELNIPSIEETGQTFIENAILKARHAAAVSGLPALADDSGLEVDALQGAPGIYSARFAGESASDQDNNAKLLQLLANTPTGARTARFHCVLAFMRHEADPVPIICHGAWEGSIAEQTSGGGGFGYDPLFWLSDRQCTSAELTPEQKNALSHRGQAMAQLVAELTRLYG, encoded by the coding sequence TGAACCGTTTGCTCGGCTCCCTCGACATCACTGTCGTCTCTCAAAAAGAGCTGAACATTCCCTCTATCGAGGAAACCGGACAGACTTTTATCGAAAACGCTATTCTTAAAGCCCGCCACGCAGCGGCCGTCTCCGGCCTGCCGGCTCTGGCGGATGACTCCGGCCTGGAAGTGGACGCCTTGCAAGGCGCGCCGGGCATCTATTCCGCTCGCTTCGCAGGCGAAAGCGCTTCTGATCAGGACAATAACGCCAAGCTGCTGCAGTTGCTGGCGAATACGCCTACTGGCGCCAGAACCGCACGCTTTCACTGCGTGCTCGCCTTTATGCGTCACGAAGCCGACCCGGTCCCTATTATCTGTCACGGCGCCTGGGAGGGCTCTATTGCAGAACAGACAAGCGGCGGCGGTGGATTCGGTTACGACCCGCTCTTCTGGCTGTCTGACCGCCAGTGTACTTCTGCGGAATTAACGCCGGAGCAGAAAAACGCTCTCAGTCATCGCGGACAGGCGATGGCGCAACTGGTTGCGGAGTTGACGCGCCTATATGGCTGA